The Toxotes jaculatrix isolate fToxJac2 chromosome 14, fToxJac2.pri, whole genome shotgun sequence genomic interval atttttaaatattttgcacACATTTGTCAAACATCACCTCATTAACATGCCGATTCAGTCACGTCTGCTGTACTTTAACACGTTTAAGTGCACAAAACACATCTGGACATAAACAACATGAACAGGAGTATTTGGAAACAGAGCCTGTGTGAACAGGGGCAGAACTCAGTTACTGACAAACGCAGCGTGAAATCACTCTTCCAATCCTGCTCAATGCTGAGCAGCCATCATACGTGTTACATGACACAGTCACTCGTGGACAATGTTCTTTAGACTTAAACACCAAACACAATTCTCCATCATCACCATTTATCATTTGAATGACTCTCAAACTCAACGGGAAGCCTTCAGTtccacacatgaaaacacataacACGTGGTTTTATATGACCGAGAGAACTACAGGCTGAGCAACACATCCACACGCTAAAGTTTACTGGACCCTTCTGTCTGAAAACATCTTCCTCCGGTGTGTTTCCTCTTAGTGCTGCACTATCACCATTACTACTGAATCACACAGCCCTGCATCAGTCTCCTGGAACGTCAGTCCCATGTTTGGAAAACACAAGGTCCAGAAAGATTCCCCAACGTCTCTTCGGTCCACCTGGATCAGAAAATATTCAGCCTACTGTACTACTGCATCGTTTCCCTGGACAGCAGCTGCAACATGGGAGGTACAAACTGGGGCTAAACGTGGATTAACACTGGATTACTGTTGGTGTTAAGGCACAGGCTGGGTGCAGGTTACGTTAAGGAGAAGCATTCATTGATCAGGAAACAGATTTCAACACAACACCGATCCTGTGAACATGAAGTCTCTTCAGTCATACAAACAACCTGTTTAAAGCTCATCAACATGTCCTGAACTCACTGTGGATGGTTTGGGggaaaacaaggaaacaacCAAACTTTCTGTTACCCCGACCTACACATTACTACAGTGACAGCCTGCTGAGTACCTCTACTGTTTATCTTTTACCTAAAATCACCTCTGGTCCTTCAAAGGCCCAGTCCATCCAAATGTAATGTTCCCACCACAAAGACCACAGATCTGAACCTGCTGTAACTCTCAATGAGACCACAGGCATACATGCATTACAACAAGTGTGACTATAAACAAGTCAAGCCTAAGATCACTTTAACACAACGGCTGAAACTGCCCCCTGGAAGCAGGAACTCGAAACCTGCATGCGAAGTAGTATTTGAGGGGCCATCGCTCCTCAGACAGCCTCGCTAATCTTAGAGCTCTTGGTGTTGTTGTGAGGAAACGGGAAAGCGGTCTGGAACACGAGGTTTCACCTGCTCTGCAGGGAGCTAACACGGAGCTACCGCCACCCTACTTAGAGCCTAAACTGACAGTCAGAAGGTATCGCTTCAGATTCAAATGTCCAGGTGTAAAACCGTGACTCCGCGGGACTGCCCCTGTCTTCATCggagcagtgttttgtttcaaaACGTTAACGTCTCTAACGCCTCGATGCTGCTGCTAACGCGTTTAGCTTAAGTAGCTAACTGTGCTAGCGGGCTAACCGCCCGCAGCCTTACAGACTCTGCCTGTCCTGACGGACACTCTGACCGTGAGGAGTTTTAAATACGGTGTTTGGAAGGAAGTGAACTGCTGGACTGCGTCGGTATCCGCGGCTGTTCGCGGTGTTACTGTTGTGTTCGGCAGTCCGAGTTAAATGGCGGCCCAGTCGTTACAATAACGACGCCCTGCAGCTACAAAACTCACCAACAGTCTCCGCAGCAGAGTTAGCTATCTGGCTGTCATTAAGTGGCTAGACTCTTCGTTCCGTAACGCCTTTCTCTGTAGAAACATGGAGGTCTCAGACTTTATTCAACGGAAAATGAAGCAGGTTTGTCCCTTCAGCCACCAGCAGCCTCCATCATGACGCTTCTTCTTCTCGGCCCTACCGAACTGCATGCCGGGACATCTTCACAACGGGCGGGATCGGAGTGTCATCACGCAAAGGATTCTGGGAAATTGAGTTTTACACGTAAAGCTAGCTAAAAACGTGTGAAACGACATTTCCTTTCACAGTATTTATCCTGTTTCATGCTTCAGGCCCACGCATtatctgttgtttgtgttatttttgcttttggtgTTAATCTGTTAAATGTTGGGCTGAACATGCTCATCACATTACTGGTGAACATGTAACGTTTACTAACACTACCTCTAAACTCACCTACTCTTTACTTTTGAGCAAATGCATTTTTACACaaataatttttacttttacttgaatACATTTTTCAGCACTCTTTCCATTCCTGTAGATAACTCGCAGAGTACAGCAGGAATGATTTACAATAAATACTCTGCTAAATGGAATGAGCAGCAGCCTAATGAataatgtacagtgtgttgGTCTAACTGAGGAGCCCAAATATTCattgtatgtgtttctgtgctgtccACTGTTTATATGCATACCTTTCAGTCTATGGCAGTGTCTTCTTTGAAACTACCAGGAGAGGTCGCTGTGCTATTAATTCTATTTTGGTGGTGTTGAACAGGATTCACAGCTCCTCTAAGGTTTGACTGAGAGAAAATTTTCAGATAGCTGACTGGTCaactaagaaaacaaaacaaaagcacctCCACACGGTCCTgtatgaaaacatttctttttttctaagtAAATTTCCACACAGAAATATTTGTTTCACACAGAAATGTGGATAATTGCAAAAGCAtcatcacaaacacatcacagctgGCTCTGGGACATTGTTAGGGAAATATGGAATCTGTGCctgcaacagtaaaaaaaaggaTATGCTCAGACATTGTATGGtccacataaacacattctgaaaaataagaggaaatgttttcactttcctccagcagctgaagAGGATCCTCTGGCCTCTGATAAGTCAGCAGCTTTGCAGTTTAGATTGCTCTGAACTCCTGCGCTCTGCAGGATATGGACAACATCACAATCACCCAGACCTTTTACAGGGGGACCCATTGTTATCCTGAACATCTCATAGGGCGGTATGAGaacctcttcctcttcaggtCCAAGAGATGAATAATGTTTCAGGAAAGCACCTGAACAGGTTTTGATTTCAAAGCAGGTCTTATGACCAAAGCGGGTCAGTGTAGTTTTGTAAGAGCTGGAGGCAAAGAGGCCAAACCGAATGATCTGGTTAACCTTGCCGGTAAACACAAGATTGGTTCTGCGGTAGGTGGTGTTACAGTTTATATTGTCACCGTCTCTATTGAGAATCTGTAGAGCGGATGTCAGCCAGAAGTGTAAGTAATGAAATGGGAAAGAAGTGCAATATGTGCTCATATTATTCCTGACATGATCATTGAACGTCTTGTAAAACTCTTTATAATTAGAGGTATAAGCACAGATTGCTTGCATATGGTCTTTGGTCAGAGCCTCGTCCCCTTTAGCTTTATgtttcagtttcctgtttgCACAAGGCTCTGCTTTTTTCCAGACTTTAGCAAACACTCCACTATTCTCTTCTTTAAAGAATCTGCTGATTGTTTGTGTCATTCTTTTGTTGCAGCCAAAGTACATGTCATCAACAGCATTTTTAACCATGTTCATTTGGATAGCCTGGTTGGCACGTCGTGAAGTGAAGCTTACACGGATCTAAAcggaaaacaaagagagaggtCATTAAACAGACTCTGtaaaaagtgtattttattATCATAGTGAGTAAACCAGGTCTGGACCGTTTCCTGAGCGAGGCCTGAGAGCTGGTAGATCACTGGGGTTGTCACGCAGACACCCATCATTGCACATTTTATTCAACAGGCCCAAACTAAAGTGAATttgaatgctaatgctaacactTTGAAGAACGTTTGGTGtttaaacactgcagacaaacgcTAAATGCAAAATGACTAGTATTTCAACACAATCACTCGCTTAATCAGAGGATTGATCAAAACAGATTCACTGCTCCTGTCACAAGCGTCTCAGTATCCACTGAATTTAACTCGTTTACTGTTAAACATTTCCAGATGTGCTGTTACTCTGTCAGAGTAAAACTCCTTCACTGTTCACATTAGTGATATTTCTGCTCCACTCACCTTCATGGAGTCTACAGACAGAATCCAAAGGAGGAAACACAGTGTGTTACTGTTcatcactgcagcagaaaaacagtccctgaatttacacacagacacacaacaagtCAACAACTGTGTACTAGTATCATAATATCATattaaaacatataaaacatagTGGCCCATGGTTCTCTGGTACAATCTCAAAGGGCAATTTAAGCAAACGTCAGATGGTACAGAGCTGATCTGAAAGATCTCACCTGTCCTCAGGAGGAGAAGACACTGAGAACTAAGAGCAACGTTCAGCTCGAAGCATGTGATCAGACAGTGAGTGCGTTGTCTCTGTGGTTAAATGGGTCTTCAAGTCtccatgcacacatgcacagtttgCACTGCCAAAGCATGTGGGCAAAGGTgtgaaggttaaaaaaatggTGTGTGTCCTGCCGTGCAGCACGTCCTGTGTCACAGAAgctttaaggtgtgtgtgtgtgtgtgtgtgtgtattcaagGTCCAGTGGTTTTGTACTGGATTGTGCAGATTCTGGACTCAAAGGTCCCAGTTCCAGACCTTACAATCAGTCCAGAATCTCTCCACACacagttcaaacacacacacacacacacacacacacacacacacacacacacactccctgtaTTGAAGGTGTTTATGTAGCGTCCACATgagaagacacagagcagagtgtgagctgcagctgacaaaGGTGATTTGTGAATTTACCtccagggatcaataaagtctgaTATGAATTCTAATAAGATattatcatttatttgaatGTAGATGCAGTTTGTCAtggttaaaacattaaaagacgACACAAACAACAACCCTCTCTGCAGCCACTGGTTAAATGACCAGTTAACATCAGCATTGTGAGAGGTGTGGGACTAATGTTTGACCAGGTGTGTTACCTTTCTGTCAGTCGCTCTCTCGATCCAGACAGACGAcacctctctttccttccccctCAAACAAACAGTGTCAGTTTTCAAACTGTGGCTTTACACAACAAACCTGGTGACTCCAGTTTCTCAGAGCTTCATTCGCTCGGACGATTTCAAAGATAATAGGTTTGTTTGAACCGATGCTTGAACTGGAACAGGAACAGGCACCAAATCTGATTTTTGGCCACATGTACCTGTTTCTACTTCCTGCTGAATGCAGGTGTGTGCAGGTCTCTGACTGATGCCCACACAGAAATAATATACTGACAGTGTTTGAGTGTCTGTACTTTTAAAAAGATGGTGTGGATGTCAAAGTCTGCTCTATACTTTGTTATTATCATCAGTCCGTTACTGAAACAGTCtaactgagagacagaagtCTGGTGTTCCCGGCCCCGGTTCTACCTGGCTCAGGATGAACAGGTGCTGCAGCTGCCGTGAACACATCCTGACGACCTGAGTGAACAGAGAGCGGAGCCCCGTCCCGCCTGTGAAGCACCTGTGGTGGCCTCTGATACCGGGACCGGTCCGGACCCTGAGTATGGACAGGCACAGGTTCAAATCACAATAACTGAAAAATCGATCATTTAAGAACGTCACCGACGacctgaccaatcagaggagaGTCTGTGTCCGCTCCTAACGGAACCTTCACGTGctgtttctgcctctcttctAACCGCCGCAGGTAAGTTCACGGAAATGTCCCGTTTAACGTAAGGACACGGCGCGTACACTGCCGGTAAAATACCAGGACAGAGACTGCAGCTGTTCACCGGACTAAAGTCCCGGTTTGACCCGTGTTAGTCACACTTTAAACCCCTGTAACGGTCCGTATCGGGCCGGACCTCGGCGGTTAGCCTGTGCTAACGC includes:
- the LOC121193794 gene encoding ecto-ADP-ribosyltransferase 4-like, with amino-acid sequence MNMVKNAVDDMYFGCNKRMTQTISRFFKEENSGVFAKVWKKAEPCANRKLKHKAKGDEALTKDHMQAICAYTSNYKEFYKTFNDHVRNNMSTYCTSFPFHYLHFWLTSALQILNRDGDNINCNTTYRRTNLVFTGKVNQIIRFGLFASSSYKTTLTRFGHKTCFEIKTCSGAFLKHYSSLGPEEEEVLIPPYEMFRITMGPPVKGLGDCDVVHILQSAGVQSNLNCKAADLSEARGSSSAAGGK